The Anguilla rostrata isolate EN2019 chromosome 1, ASM1855537v3, whole genome shotgun sequence nucleotide sequence TCTCGATTTTCCTCTCATTTTTGAACTCAGCCTTGACGATTTGTGACTTAGGACTGCCAGTGGTCTTGAGCCACTCCTGCATCTGTTTGACCTTGGAGCTTGGACCTTGGAGTTGCCCCTGCACCGTCCCAGCCTCAGTGTTCTGCACCCAGCCAACCAAGCCTAATTTCTTCCCCTCTGCCTGGaaaacatcagcacacactGGTGTGAAAGTATGTTCATAAATTGCATGAATGTGTATGAACGGAAGAAAgactatgtaaaaaaaggttCCATCCTAAAAATCAATAAtcaacaaatattttcaaagaaatgcagaataaatagaatagaatagaatctGTTCCACTTGGTGATATTTCATGCATGCATTAAACTGGCAGGCACCGAGATGTCCTGCGTCAGCTACGctcaaaagcaaaatgtttttagaaGATTCCACTGCTTAATGACTGAAATTACCTGAGTGTATTTTCGAAAAAAGACGCCCTGTACTCTCCCAAATATTTCATAATCCACTGAAATTACATCTTCTTTATCGGTCATCGCTGATGATCAGAACAGAGCAAAGGCAAAACATAAAATTAGTTACAATAACCCATTGACTTTGAAACGAACTGTGAAATCCAACTCGAATTTTCATGATTTCAAAAACGGTAAAACAGTGTTATACGAGTTAcattcataataatattattacgTTACTAGCTAATTTATAGTAAGTTACACAACAGATTTCCAGACGTTCAAGTGGTTATAatatagctaacattagccaacCAGCTAAATTAATGTCCTCACCTAGTGAGCTtcacaaaatgtagcctacataagcTTGCATGCTAGACACATCGTAATAAACTACCCAGCATTTCTATTTCATTGGGAAAAcccagcaataaataaatggcacCTACTTGTAATGTTGACAGAGTGCTTAAAACATATAGAATCTCTACTGTTCAACACCAGCCGGTTCACATCCGGGGTTTCAGGGTTAAAAAAACGTATCCGAGGGTGTTTCATAAATTACCGAAACTTATTATTTAGAACCAATAGCAATGCTAGATAGTTCGTTCAAGACCCTTTCATTGGTTAGATCGCACAGCAACTCTAGGTTGTTATTGAATATATCCAATACATGTGTAGTGAATATTCTGTTGGTAAGCCAATCGGAGTTTGTAATTTTCCAGAGCCCGCCCTTTATTTAGACGCGATCGTAAAGAGAGAGACCGCCCAGGGGTTGCCTGGTTTCTAAGCAACGGTTGCCAACAAAACAATTGTTGAATTACCATGGAAATTCTATTATAGTTGTTTAATACAAACGAAAGGTCAGGTGGACTTTGACTAAATTGAGAATTTTCAAACAGATATCGGCTAAAATTGGGCAAAAACGTTAAAAGTAAAATTGTAAACTTTAAATTagcaaaattttaaatttaaattaaactcaCGCAGCAATCTAGCTAGTAACGAACTAATGTTTCAAAGACTGGTATTCTGACTGAAAGGTTTCAGGCCAAGGAAACCAAGTGCcgttatttatttgctgtacaAGATCTAACATCTGTCGAGCGCCTTGGAAAtgctgaaagaaaaatatacagaaGAGGAATTTAGGAAGAAAACGGGGAGAATTTCAGGTGAGTTGTACTCTTGCCTAATGCAACGTtaaacattgtatttttaaacctgcgagaaatacattttaaggtGCTGTTAATTAGACAATTGTTTAGATTAATCATTTAAACAATATGGAAGCAGcttatttcagtttcagcatGTGTTTATATGGTATAAACTCACTATGGTCGTGGTGATTGTGAATGTTGACTCTTAATTTGAGTTATCTAGCTGCATGTTAGCTCACTAAGATTAATCGAACAAGCTGTGATGTTCGTAATATCTAGCCTAATGTGCAAATGATGCTTCCTCATGCTGTGTCTCATTTATTTGGAGAAAGATGCAACATTGGGGAAACTTCCACCCTTGTGCCAAGATGGCAGAACTACATCCCATCGCCCTTTGAGACTGCAGCTTGTAAAGCCTGACTTCCAGCAAGAATACATGGAtgaaagggagaggaaaatgATTACTATATATGAACAGCAACAGCAGAATGCTATGGAAAAAGTGCGGCAGATGTTTCAACACAATCATCCTGTGCAAAGACAGTACCATTCTGCAAGGGATAGGTATGACAGTGTCTATCATGATGAGCAAGACTATGACACTACTGTGAGGAAGACCTCTGGGACAGAGAAGGCATTTCCTCCCAAGTCAGTGTACCATAAGAGAGCTTACAGCCTGAGTAACATCTACAGAGCAAATATTGAACATGTAGAACCTTTGGAGGCCCAGAGACTGCCCCACCATTTAGCTGTCCCATCTCTAGACTATCCAGACAGGTATGGTGGGAGGTCAAGCAGGAGGGGCGCAGAAAGGCAACAGACTGAGAATGAGGTCATACCCATGCCCAGCTCCTTTGGGGAGGCCACATCCAGGTATAGGGGCAGGGGTAGGGGGTCCCAATGGCAGGCGGGACGGTTGGAGGAGGATCAAATGCGACTGGAAGAGCAGATTCGCCAAAAAGAGATTGCGCTGCAGGAAAAGCTGCGAAGGGTTGTGGAGGAGCTGGGGAAGATCCAGCGGGAGAAATACACTTCAGTAGGGatgatggagaggagagagaggattgaggtggggagtgagagaggaaagcgggagaaggaaaaggagaggagggagaacgAGAAGGCTACCTATGTTGAGCAGGAGAGGcgggagagagcaagggagagaagggagagggagaaagacagggagagggagagatgggcaCGAGAGcttgacagagagagggaaaggcaggagagagagcaagagatggAGAGGATAAATGAagaagaatgggagagagagaaatgggatagagagagggcaAAGACAAGTGAGctgcagagggggaggagggagagggagcaagaTAGGAGGGAGAGGGTATGGGACAGGGCACAAAGGAGGTGGACCCAGGAGAAGCATTGTGAAGTCGTCCAAAGGGATACCGAAAGAAATGGTTGCAGCAGCAACAGAAGCATACCCCCGGAAGTCTCACACAGACGTCCCATGCGTGTCATTGATGAGACCCCTCGACAACTGGAAGTGGAGCTTCCAAACAAGAGCTCAGAGGTAGTCCTACAGCTGTTACCCTGCAGACTGTGTCACAGGAACTTTGCTGCTGACAGACTGGAGAAGCACCGCAAGGTGTGTGAGAAGGTTCGGTATTCAACGCGGAAGGTTTTTGACTCCTccaagtacagagccaaaggGACTGACCTGGAGGAGTACATGaagacaaacacaagaaggaAGACTCCTGAGGTAAGGAGCACATTTTTTGCTTGGTTATGTGCAAATCTCATCCAAcatcgtttaaaaaataattcagaagaCACAAAACTCTGAGCAGCCAGCCTTCTTAATGCAATACTCAAGTAAATCAATAATTATatttgagtttttgtttgtgtgtctgtgcaggtgcaTGTTTCATTCCTcctttaattattataattttaatttttgttccCAGCTGAAAAAGAGCAATTGGCGACAGAAGCATGAGGCATTTATTCATAACCTTCGGCAGGCCCGAATGCCAATAAAGGGGGGCTTGCGCCCCCAGCTACCCATGGATGATCAAGACTATCAGACCTGCCCCCACTGTGCCCGGCGATTTGCCCCAGGACCTGCTGAGAGACATATCCCTATGTGCCAGAATATAAGGAGTCGCCCCCCGCCACCTCGACGACACTTCAAGTGAAGAGAATTATTAAGTTTTTCCTGACAAAAAGAAACTAACTGCCTAGATTGATGTGATTAATATCAGTATTTCCATGTGAGCTTCAGTGCCTGTGAAATCTGTTTACGATATTGGTGTCTGCAATATGGTCATAACATATCAACTGTGATGTATGAAAGAAAACTGTTCATGGGGaattcaaaattaaatgcatGGATGAAATTAAAAGGTCTTAATTGGGTTCAGTATACTTTGTTTACTGTAATTCTATTTAAATGACagcaataaaatatgaaaatatgaaatttagCATGGAAATTCAAAGTAGACTAGCAGGAGATAATGGCCATGTCATGCTACTATGTTCTACACCTGATATCcttaaaataaaagccaaacGAAAAACTGAgatcatttctttatttatataaagcATATCCAAGCAAAAATGACATCTGCACAGTTCAAATAAAGGTATAATATTGGACCAATCTACCATGGTGTAACATGATATCTAATTAAAAGTACATAACGTGTGTAGTTATATCCTGACAGCCAAAACAATTgcagccaaaataaatatgtgaaccAAGCCACATTTTCTATAAATAACCATTATAAAAAGTAGATTATGTATTATTCAggcaaaatcttttttttgtttgcatatcATTCAGATTCTATctttggtaaaaataaaaataaaaataaataataaaaatgtgcaaaggCACTTGAGTCTAGGCACTTTGTCACTTACTTTCATGCAGTATCACAAATTAATTCTTTGGGTTTAAAAGGTCATATGATACCAAAACAAAAGAGCAACAGAGCATATATCTAGACGTTGCCACATTCTTGCCATTGTGATTCCACCATTGCAGCTTTCAGCAACATTAAAATATCAGGttgaaaaggaataaaatgttAGTATACCAGAAAACCATGATGAAATATAATAAGATTACAAATGTCAATCTACATTACAGTAATATTATGGGAAAAGTAAATTGTGatcaaatacattaaaaaataaaaaaacaccaatgaCAAAGTATCAAGCTCAAATTGAGAGGCAGACAGTATTTTGATTAAAGCATGCTTTGATTTATATACCAAGTACAAGTATATCTGAGTGTTTGCTGACATTGGCAAAGTATGTCTGAGCTTATTAATGATTATTTCTACATTCAATGTTAATAGTCCGGAAATCAAAATACTACTAGATACAAGCATGTTCTAGTATGGTAAAAATTCtgttgttaaattatttataaatgatacCTCATTTCTAAGtgatatttctaaattataccTGCATATGCATAAACTGACAATCAATCAAGTCATGATCATCTCTTCACCACCACATTAAACTGAACCTTCAAAAGGCAAgaacagacttttaaaaaaatgtattgatcaGTAGTTTGACTGATTGTCTGTCTCCTTGCACATGTAGCACACGGGAGCAAAGTCACACATTCTTTCCACATACCTTATGGTACAAATGCAGATTGCCTCAACATATTTTAGTGTTAATCTATCACAAAATATACTGATAAATTTTCTAATTCACTCACAACTACATTGCCAGAATATAAATTACATAGTTGAAATAAGATGAAGGCCACAaatgtttcatgtatttttaaaaactatattGTTCAATCAGCAGATCACATATACTTGAGGATAATCTTATATTTCACttatataaaagaaaatatttaagggagatttttaaaatatcctgGGTATGTACTGAATAGCGTGTTGATCCAATATCTTGGAGGCTCATTGCCATAGATTTATAAGCCATTATCAACACATGGTGTGCATAACTTGCAAAGTTGAGGATTACTTTGTAAGGTACTATGACAGGAGAACAAGTCAAGCAGTGTCATTAATGTCAATGTTTTAAAGCAAAGGCCTGTATCCATACCATAAAAGGTTCCAGAATCTTACTCTAGCTATATAGACAACCATGACAGACGCACACAAATCCTGTAACACAAGACTGCAAAGCAGCAAGCACCAAATAGGCAGGTGCAAAGGTCATGCATATCATACGATCAATACTGTGAGTAGACTAACCATGAGTTTCATACGTAACAGGAGTTGCCAAGAACCATTGTTTTGTCACCACTAAAGCCCTTTGTGGAcaagttttttcatgttttgttttttctaggAGTAGGTGGTCAATGCAGAATACAAGCAAACAGTCCATCCTGTTTACAATTACTTTATCACTCTCAAACAGACAGTTAATAAAGTTGTCTTCATCTGACTTATGGACAGAGAGGTTATAAACTACAAAATTCAACGTATTAAGATAGTTTTCATACTTGCAGAACAGAGTACTTATAATTATAATACTGTACTACTACTGACAACACACAAGGAATGAAACAGGCTTTCTGCTTGATGAGATGACTGATCTGTCGATGTGTTTCTGCCCAAATGTCTATGATTCTCAGTGAGTAGAAATGTCAAGCTGTGTTAGAAATGTCTTTAGTTAGACAATGCACCACTTCTCCCATCTGAAAATTATCTTCACTTTCAACTTCCTGGCATGCACTAGCCCAGTATATCAGTGAGATCCAAAGTcccatgtgattggctggtgagCAGCTCTCCACCAATCATGTCCAAGCCACTTTCTGTCTGCAGTGGGAACCCACGCTAGGAAACCAGCCTTTCGCATGTGAACACATATGATTGGACAGGACCAGCATAACTTAACGAACGTGCACCAGGTAGGACAGGTGCAGAACCTTGCTCACTGACTAGTTTCCTGCAGCACTGTCCCCATCACAGTTGGTAGCTCCTCCCTCCTTAGGAGTG carries:
- the acyp1 gene encoding acylphosphatase-1 isoform X2 encodes the protein MTDKEDVISVDYEIFGRVQGVFFRKYTQAEGKKLGLVGWVQNTEAGTVQGQLQGPSSKVKQMQEWLKTTGSPKSQIVKAEFKNERKIENLGHKNFKIIHP
- the zc2hc1c gene encoding zinc finger C2HC domain-containing protein 1C; its protein translation is MLKEKYTEEEFRKKTGRISDATLGKLPPLCQDGRTTSHRPLRLQLVKPDFQQEYMDERERKMITIYEQQQQNAMEKVRQMFQHNHPVQRQYHSARDRYDSVYHDEQDYDTTVRKTSGTEKAFPPKSVYHKRAYSLSNIYRANIEHVEPLEAQRLPHHLAVPSLDYPDRYGGRSSRRGAERQQTENEVIPMPSSFGEATSRYRGRGRGSQWQAGRLEEDQMRLEEQIRQKEIALQEKLRRVVEELGKIQREKYTSVGMMERRERIEVGSERGKREKEKERRENEKATYVEQERRERARERREREKDRERERWARELDRERERQEREQEMERINEEEWEREKWDRERAKTSELQRGRREREQDRRERVWDRAQRRWTQEKHCEVVQRDTERNGCSSNRSIPPEVSHRRPMRVIDETPRQLEVELPNKSSEVVLQLLPCRLCHRNFAADRLEKHRKVCEKVRYSTRKVFDSSKYRAKGTDLEEYMKTNTRRKTPELKKSNWRQKHEAFIHNLRQARMPIKGGLRPQLPMDDQDYQTCPHCARRFAPGPAERHIPMCQNIRSRPPPPRRHFK
- the acyp1 gene encoding acylphosphatase-1 isoform X1; this encodes MKHPRIRFFNPETPDVNRLVLNSRDSICFKHSVNITTMTDKEDVISVDYEIFGRVQGVFFRKYTQAEGKKLGLVGWVQNTEAGTVQGQLQGPSSKVKQMQEWLKTTGSPKSQIVKAEFKNERKIENLGHKNFKIIHP